A part of Lactobacillus sp. ESL0700 genomic DNA contains:
- a CDS encoding PTS sugar transporter subunit IIC: MAWWQILLLTLYAGLEILDELQIYSSLNTPVGAGLIAGLIMGNLPAGLFIGASMQLTVLGVGTFGGASRIDATTGTVLATAFSVSIKGMSPQVAISSIAVPVATIMVELDVLARFANTYFSHRIDHLIDEEHINYKAVERNVLYGALPWSLSRAVPVFIALAFGQGLVQTIANALNGDLLWLGNGLTVAGATLPAVGFAILLRYLPIKKHAAYLILGFTITTLFSVLFSSIQALGTGVAAANKSFTATFNGLPMLAVALLGLALAILHYKNIPLKSAAQKTASQSNANDDEGEITDDEL, from the coding sequence ATGGCTTGGTGGCAAATATTACTACTTACTTTATACGCAGGCCTGGAAATTCTAGATGAATTACAAATTTATTCATCATTGAATACGCCTGTTGGTGCAGGATTAATTGCCGGATTAATCATGGGCAATTTACCTGCAGGACTGTTTATTGGTGCCTCAATGCAGCTAACTGTTTTAGGTGTTGGTACCTTCGGTGGGGCTTCAAGAATTGATGCGACTACTGGTACAGTTTTAGCAACTGCCTTCTCAGTCAGCATTAAGGGTATGAGTCCACAAGTGGCAATTTCTTCAATTGCCGTTCCAGTTGCGACAATCATGGTGGAATTGGACGTTTTGGCTAGATTTGCGAACACGTACTTTTCACACAGAATTGATCACTTAATTGATGAAGAACACATTAACTATAAGGCAGTTGAACGCAACGTTTTGTACGGTGCTCTGCCATGGTCGCTTTCACGTGCTGTTCCTGTATTTATTGCTTTGGCTTTTGGTCAAGGCTTAGTTCAAACAATCGCCAATGCTTTGAATGGTGACTTGCTTTGGTTAGGTAATGGGTTGACAGTAGCCGGTGCTACATTGCCAGCTGTAGGTTTCGCAATCTTACTGCGGTACTTACCAATTAAAAAGCATGCCGCATACTTAATTTTAGGCTTCACGATTACGACACTGTTCTCAGTTTTGTTCAGCAGTATCCAGGCATTAGGTACTGGTGTTGCTGCAGCAAACAAGAGCTTTACTGCTACCTTTAACGGCTTGCCAATGCTGGCAGTTGCATTGCTAGGTTTAGCACTCGCAATTTTGCACTACAAGAATATTCCGCTTAAGAGCGCTGCACAAAAGACTGCAAGTCAAAGCAACGCAAATGATGACGAGGGGGAAATTACTGATGACGAACTCTAA
- a CDS encoding PTS sugar transporter subunit IIB, translating into MNIVGARIDERLVHGQVANLWTPKLQVERIIVLDEAAAKDDIQKSGLRMATPMTTRLSVLPVDVAADHLKKDRYGNQRLFLVAKRPEKFLDLLNQGIKLDMINVGNMSKRDDTTELTKQVNINEEDAKLFRQMADQGVKLIAQVNPSVDAHDFLKLIDEKMK; encoded by the coding sequence ATGAATATTGTGGGTGCAAGAATCGATGAACGATTAGTTCATGGTCAAGTTGCCAATCTATGGACACCTAAGCTGCAGGTAGAGCGCATTATTGTGCTCGATGAAGCTGCCGCAAAGGATGATATCCAAAAGAGTGGTTTAAGAATGGCTACGCCAATGACAACTAGACTAAGTGTTTTACCAGTAGATGTTGCCGCAGATCATTTAAAGAAGGATCGTTATGGCAACCAAAGACTATTCCTAGTTGCTAAAAGACCGGAGAAGTTTTTAGATTTGCTTAATCAGGGAATTAAGCTTGATATGATCAATGTTGGTAACATGTCTAAGCGTGATGATACGACCGAATTAACTAAGCAGGTTAACATCAACGAGGAAGATGCTAAGTTGTTTAGACAGATGGCCGATCAAGGCGTTAAGTTAATTGCTCAAGTAAATCCAAGTGTTGATGCACATGACTTCTTGAAGTTAATTGATGAAAAGATGAAGTAG
- a CDS encoding PTS sugar transporter subunit IIA, with product MAEKELVLISHGTMAEGLKASAELIMGEQEHLHTVCLLPDEGPEDFKKKFTAKIAGMNLEDVTVFADLMGGTPANVVSQMIMGGQSIQLISGMNLPLVIEWLNSQMNGNESDYITAGKAGMVNITQMLANMKK from the coding sequence ATGGCAGAAAAAGAATTAGTTTTGATCAGTCACGGAACGATGGCTGAAGGCTTAAAAGCCAGTGCTGAATTAATCATGGGTGAACAAGAGCATTTACATACAGTGTGCTTGTTGCCTGATGAAGGTCCAGAAGACTTTAAGAAAAAATTTACCGCTAAAATTGCTGGCATGAACCTTGAAGATGTGACAGTTTTTGCCGATTTAATGGGCGGTACTCCAGCTAACGTTGTCAGTCAGATGATTATGGGCGGTCAATCAATCCAGTTAATTTCGGGAATGAACTTGCCGTTGGTAATTGAATGGCTTAACAGTCAAATGAATGGTAACGAATCTGATTATATTACTGCCGGCAAGGCAGGGATGGTTAACATTACCCAAATGCTGGCAAACATGAAGAAGTAA
- a CDS encoding PTS system mannose/fructose/sorbose family transporter subunit IID yields MTNSKPKYKLTDKDFNQINRRSLFGYQLGWNYERMQNSGYLYTILPQLRKIYGDDTPELREMMKTHMQFFNTSNFFNTIITGLDLAVEENEGIAGKDTVTGMKVGLMGSFAAIGDSIFASLIPAIFGALAASMAHEGNPTGVIIWVAVCLLICVFRWKQLRIAYKQGVSLVTDMRDQLNALTDSATVLGVFMVGALVATMVNIKFAWVPQIGKVSMNIQNNLDMIIPKLLPAAVVAFVYWLLGKKGMSSTKVIFIVLILCVILGGTGIIAKI; encoded by the coding sequence ATGACGAACTCTAAACCAAAGTATAAATTAACTGATAAAGACTTTAATCAAATTAACAGAAGATCATTATTCGGCTACCAGTTAGGCTGGAACTACGAAAGAATGCAGAACAGTGGCTATCTGTACACGATTTTGCCGCAACTGCGCAAGATTTATGGTGATGATACTCCAGAATTAAGAGAAATGATGAAGACGCACATGCAGTTCTTTAACACTTCTAACTTCTTTAACACGATTATCACGGGACTTGACCTTGCCGTTGAGGAAAATGAAGGAATTGCTGGAAAAGATACGGTTACTGGTATGAAAGTTGGTTTGATGGGTTCATTTGCGGCAATTGGTGACTCAATTTTCGCTTCCTTAATTCCAGCTATCTTTGGGGCTTTAGCAGCTTCAATGGCTCATGAAGGTAACCCAACAGGAGTTATTATCTGGGTTGCAGTCTGCTTATTAATCTGCGTCTTTCGTTGGAAGCAATTACGGATTGCTTATAAGCAAGGTGTTTCTCTAGTTACTGATATGCGGGACCAATTAAATGCATTGACTGATTCAGCCACTGTTCTAGGTGTCTTCATGGTTGGTGCGTTAGTTGCCACAATGGTTAACATTAAGTTCGCTTGGGTACCACAGATTGGTAAAGTATCAATGAATATTCAGAATAATTTGGATATGATTATTCCTAAACTGTTACCTGCAGCAGTTGTTGCCTTTGTCTACTGGCTGCTTGGTAAGAAGGGCATGTCCTCTACTAAGGTAATCTTCATTGTCTTAATCCTTTGTGTAATCTTAGGTGGTACAGGAATTATCGCTAAAATTTAA